DNA sequence from the Malus sylvestris chromosome 10, drMalSylv7.2, whole genome shotgun sequence genome:
CAATAACCTATTGGATAAGTAATTGCTCTGGCTTTTTGTATAAAGTGATGGCAGACTTGGTGAAGTGTTTATTTGGAGAGATTTTCAGTAAAGAGGGAGTCTGCGaaggttttctgggtttttgtgattttgcagattcacagcggaggtgaaaaaatgaaagagaaccaatatagttttttgtgtcgattcccacaggcggcgtcaaatgttgatgcacaaaaccgaaggtcttggaacaacgtaaatccaaccgtgaatctgcaagaaagtaaagaacacaagatgtatcgtggttcaccctaatgtttgggctacgtccacactgatattaaTTGTATTTCTCTCTAATTGTATGTATGGGTTACAAGTGTGAGGCGGAGTCCcctagagaagagagagagagttaaagAGCAGGGACTGTGGTGAGGATGAGGCCTCTGTTTAGGGGATGTGAGCCCCCttgattgtgagggtgagaagtCCCTTTTACAGACTAAGGGCTCGTCCCCTTTTACATAGATCATGGGCTCAATTTCTGCaagcccaagtaacgaggcccaatataatatggtactaaCAAGAGAAAAACTCATACCCTCTCTATAGCCGGCCTTGTAGTTTCATTGAGCCTTTGGGTCCTTTAAGTTTTAAGTTGTCATCCAACTTATTAATGGGCTTGAtggttcaaagcccattgggtcACAAAGCTTAAAttaattcgtttgattaattaacgtattaattaattctagccataacaattaaactatttaattgttcTTACTCAACTCCGTTATATttttcaatctctaccttacatagTATACGATCCATTAGTTTCTAATTAGCGCGACAATGAGCAATTAGAATTCTTactaatcgattgtgaattgaaactatctTTCAGTTCTCCCTTTAAATGAAGGTTAGTGGTTtctaatctttagggcttccacaagccATGATTAACTCCTAACAATACGTCATTCTTTTTTCTCTTGGGTTGTGGGGCCCAAATGCTTTGGCATAAGGCTTCAAGGCATCATTCATTAGCTTATCATCATTTTTTACCAACTAATGGTCAATTATGGCTCCAGGAGTTGGGATCTCCAGCTCACACTCACACAGCACTTACTACAAATGACaacttctttaattaaaacAGCCTTAGGTCGCTTGGGCAACCTTTCGTTGCCCCCACTTCTTTatgttccttctttcttttcttcccctATGTCTAGGGTGAACTTCCTCTTGCTTCTCTCAGACTAATTCAAGTTCATCATGTGAATTGAGCCTCAGGAAAAGGGTCAACATCAATCATCATTACTGTTTGTGGCTTTTCTAGCAACAGTATCCCCTTGGCAACCGTGTCCTGAATCCAGTCTCTAAACTATACAAAGTTGGTGATAGAGTGGTTGAAGGTGTAGTGatttttgcaatacttcttgcttttgatttctttagacttagGGAATTTCTTTGTAGAATCGAGCAAGATCACCTTAGCTTTCACCAGTTCTCCATAGATATCTGCAGCTTTGGTGAGCTCAAATGAATATGATTGAAATTTTGGTAGTTTCATAGGCATAAAACCCCCATCATTCATCGCTACTTTCTGATCCTTGACTGGTTTGATCAATTTCTTAACTACCAATGGTTTGAATGGCACACatctcttctcctcctcctaaGCTTTCAAGGCCATCTTCTTGCTTTATGTCTTCAAACTCCACATGATGGATCGACACTTTGTTTTGAAGAATGGGGGAGGTTTTGATGAATGCTTAAGTTGTTGTTATTCAACAAACAGTATGTCATACATGGTGGTAACAATCACTAGTTCTTGTTTCTCATTAAATTGCACATCAGAAACTTATTTATTAAGGGTAACCTTAAAGCCTTCTGAGCAATTGTAATGAGTTGCCAATGGTTTATAGGGAATTAACATCTCATCCTATCTTCTTAaatctcatcatgaagtcttCTGTTGACTCATGTTCATATTGTTTTACTTCTATTAAGTCATTGATAGTCAGTTTGGGCTCCACTCTGTAAAATTAATGAGAAGCTAATCATGTCAGAAAATTTCCAAATTGCCTCAACTTGTTATTGGGGTTATCTACAAATGCCACACAATGGTTAGATAAGTTAAGGATGTGATTCCTTGAAGAGATGTTGAAGTCCTCTTCACTGAATGCGGGGAAATAAGGCATTTGAAGTTGGGAGGGAATGAATTATATTATCAACGTAAGACGGACATACTTTAGCGTGTTCAGTAACTGtccagtaaaaagagtaagtcGTGGTCTGCAAGTTATCAAACTAGGTCGGTAACTTTTCAGTTTTActgattgtaattttgtaattaGCAGCAGTAAAAGAAGCGTAAAATGGCTTTGTTTAATCCAATGTTTGTCGGAAAAAAAACAGCGCGGCAGTGAAAATTACAGGTCATCCAAACAGTTGTGCGTACGTGTCCCGTACTCAATGAATTACACAGCGATTACAAGCACTACCTCCCCCACCCACCACTTTCCCGAACGTGCTTTTCTCGCCAGCCCTTTTTCTCTCCCTCCGGAACGACACCACCGCAAGATTCTCGCTTTCGTATCTTTCTAAAACTTTCTCGCCATCCAAACACGCCCTACGCCACTCTCTTTTTACACTCacttttcccttgagcttcgtCGGATCTGGATCGTAACGAGTCACGCCGCTTGGACTGCACCTCGGAATCGGTGGCGGTCATGGAGGAGCCCCTGGAGAAGCGCCGGAACTCTTCCGGGAGTTCAGGGGAAGTTGCAATGAGAATCGAGGCTGCAACTGGCGGCGGAAGCAGCGGCAATAGCGTAGAATTGGAGAAATCGGTGGACGGGGTGGGCGGAGGCCATGGTGTTGGTAGCTCTACAGGTTTGTCGGTTTTACTCGGAAATTATAATCTGTTTGTTTGCTgagaaaatacaagaaaattCATTTGTGTTTCAATTGCGTTTCTTCTCGGTACTGTAGTGCAGAGGCAAGTACCAATTTTATGTATTTACTTAATCTTAAACAAGAAATGCTATAATTTAGGTAATTGAGATTTTGGAGTCCAATTTACATTCACATTAAGTAAGATTTTACAGTGATGAAATCGGATTTCACGCAATTCAGGAATTTCTGGCGGGAGCTTGTCTAAAGGGAACACATTGCCGCCGGCGGAGATATCATCGAACATTGAGAGACGAGAATCGAATTCTGTTCCGGTTAAGTTGGAAAGATCAAAGACCGACAGTACCAGACATCAGAACAGGTTGTCCAAAGATGCTGCAAAGATTTTTGACGACAATATTTCGGTGCACCAGAAGGTATGGTAGCAAAGATGATATCTCTTTTGTTCCTTGTATCATTTTATTGGAGCCTTAAGATTTTCGAATGTTAGGTGCATCATGGATGGTCTCAAAATATGATGTGTAAAATATTGACCAAAAACAAGTTGATGTGTAAAAGGTGATGCACTAAACAGTAAAAGGCTATCCGGGTTTTGTTTTATAACTCAAAGTTTCAATTGCAGCTTAAGCTGTTAAATAGAATAGCTACGGTGAAAGATGATGGAACCGTAGAATTTGAAGTTCCAGCCGATGTTGAACCTCAGTATCTTGGAGATAGGTGCAGAACTGCTCCTACTGGAGCTGATGATGAAACTCTTGATACAGAAGATCTTCAAGACATACCACCAATGCAAATAGTAATGCTTATTGTTGGAACACGTGGAGATGTGCAGCCATTCATTGCAATTGGCAAACGTTTGCAGGTTCTCACTCACATATTCAAGACTTATAagttttttctcctttttgaaATTAATTGTCGAAAACGGTGACCATTGTGATAGCATGGTTAAATTCTATAAACTCCTTATGATCTTATTATAaagatttgatttttgttttagaaTTTATTGCTAATAGAAGACGGTCAAAACCATATGTTGAAGTCTGTTGACGAAACTATTTTTGTTGCAGGATTATGGTCATCGTGTAAGACTAGCTACtcattcaaatttcaaagagtTTGTCTTGACTGCTGGTTTGGAGTTTTACCCTTTAGGCGGTGATCCAAAAGTCCTTGCTGgttgtatgtaccaaaatgacATTATACTGATTTGTTTAGTCACCTTGAGTGATCAATTTAAAATGTTTGTTAAAGTTTTATATGGATTACACCATTAATTTCCGTATAACTAGTTTACTTAAATGTCTTTGGAGCAGATATGGTTAAGAATAAAGGCTTCCTGCCATCAGGGCCTTCTGAGATTCCTATTCAACGTAGTCAGTTGAAGGACATTATATACTCCTTATTTTCTGCTTGCAAAGAGCCTGATATGGATTCTGGTATTCCCTTTAAAGCGGATGCAATAATTGCAAATCCCCCAGCATATGGTTAGCTCTCAACACTTCATGGTTTTGAGTAgaaactttaaattttatatttttatggtgAAATAGGTTTGGTTTTTTGTGACAATAGTTCTCTCTGCGTTTGGGAAATGGAGGGTAGGATATTTGGTTGAAATAATTTTTCCAACTTTTGTAACTTTGTattaaaacaatgttctttTCCCCCCTTTGAAAAGTTTGTGGGTTCTGATTCTTCTGAAGTAGTTAAACTTCGCTAAGATACTGCACATTATCGTATTTCGCAAAAAGTATTTCCACTTACACTTGTATTGCTTTGTTTACTACTAATCTCACAAATGCTTTTATAGGGCATACTCATGTGGCAGAGGCACTAAAAGTTCCTATTCATGTATTTTTCACGATGCCATGGACGTAAGTCTTGTTTGGGTAATGGAATCTTATTGTATGCTGCCTCAATTGCTTTGGAGTTTGGGTTTCTGCCTTTTTCAATGTTTTGTCATCATCATTGACAGTGTTTAAAGTTTAAGTATGCATTTTATATGTTTTACCTTTTCCTACCAGGCCAACTAGCGAGTTTCCACATCCTTTGTCCCGTGTCAAGCAAACAACTGGATATAGGGTAAGTCCTCTGAATTTTaacctttatttatttgtttaacaTTTTATATCTTTCACTTCCTGATTTATAATTAGTTCTAACTTTTTGTGCTATGCAAATTTTCAGCTATCGTACCAAATTGTTGACTCCTTAATCTGGCTTGGTATACGGGACATGATTAATGATGTTCgcaagaaaaaattgaaactaagaccTGTCACATATTTAAGTGGTTCGCAAGGCTATGATTCTGATGTACCATATGGATATATATGGAGCCCCCATCTTGTTCCTAAACCAAAAGGTACTTTAGTTATATTTTAATTGCATGTTTTGATTCTTCCATTTATAACCATTTGGAGTCCCTCAGGTGAACAAGGTAGGATTGTTTTGAGAAGCTTGTAAGTTCAACAGAACTGTGGCTGTAGGCTGAGTGCCAATAATGTGGACAGTGCTGTCTAGTAGAGTATTATCGGATTCCATTTACTGGCGtacctctatttttttttttctattttttttttttattatggaaCATTCTTGCTTAATAAGGTATGAATCTTGGCAAAGTAAGCCAATGTATGTCAGTCCTTACTTAATAATACTTGGTTTGCAGATTGGGGACCTAAGATTGATGTGGTGGGGTTTTGCTTCCTTGATCTTGCATCAAATTATGAACCTCCAGAAGCACTTGTGAAGTGGCTTGAGGCTGGTGACAAGCCTATATATATTGGCTTCGGTAGCTTAGTGAGTTTTGTTATTTATTCAATCATTACTCGTGAATATATACCTATTTATATCTCTGCAAGATTTCCTATATAGTAGCATACTTGAGCAACCTTGGGACTTGTTTGAGTTTCATCCAATCTTGAGGATGGCCTCCATAATTATCATCAATGATAGAATGATTGACTTGCTCAGGTCACCTTTTATTCACTTGAAAACCTAGATCTTGTATATGGAGAATGCAATGTCGTTCTAAGTCAGTTTGAGTTTATGGTTATGTTGTATAATCATGAAGTGATCTTTGATTAACCACTTAGTACAGAATTGAGATTTCTACTGTTGTTAGTCTACTGCAAGCTAAAAGAATGGATCTGGTTAGTTAGACGACCAAAGTTATTCACCATCTCATGGATAAAAGAATGGTGCTCTTCAGAGACAACCTTTTACTGCTTAACACAGAGTCACAGACACACTTACAATTTGTACATGCATGGATGCGTGCATACACACAAGTTGACAAACACGCATTTGCAATTACACACATAcctgcatgcatgcatacataTGCAGCTTCCATGACCAGAGTCCACCGCTTTGTGTCAGCCTGTTCAAGAGCCCCAAAAGATGACCCAAATAATCGTGGAAGCATTGGAAAAGACGGGGCAGCGGGGTATCATTAACAAAGGATGGGGTGGCCTTGGGGAATGTAAGTTTCCATTTCCCACAAGCTTAGTAtgatttcattgttgttagGAGCTTTGTATTATTCTCCTTTTTCCCTATTTAGCTGACCTTTTGGAATAcactgatttatttcacatgaTTTCGCCTCCTCAGTGGCCGAACCAAAGGACTTCATATACTTATTGGACAACTGCCCTCATGATTGGCTGTTTCTACAATGCAAGGCTGTGGTGAGAATGAACACCTTTGTTTTGGGCTTTCATCTGTAGTTTTAAACGGAAAAGCTAAAGGGGAAACAGAACAAGGAACACCACCATGTAGTCGGGTCTATTATTGTGGTTGGATAAGGATGGCAATTGTTTTTGTCGGATGAAGAAGGAACATCACCATTGATTTTGTGATCTATAGGAGACTATAGGAGAATAATTTCTGATGGGCAAGTGTATGTGAAGTTATTAGGATGGTTACTTGTTACTTCTAAAATTTCATTCAACGATTTCTTAATATTTCCAGTCTGCAAGTGTTTGTTTCTCGACATGCTTTAGGGTAGTTTTAGATTTTAAACTGTTCTTATGGTTTTTTGTCTGCCTTCAGGTGCATCACGGAGGTGCTGGAACAACAGCTGCTGGTCTCAAAGCTGCAGTAATTGTTTTATAACCTATCTTATGGTTGAATACTTTCAGTTCATGTGATTTATCATTTGCCTAAATGTGTATTGTGTTTCTATTTTAGTGTCCAACGACGATTGTTCCGTTCTTTGGAGACCAACCTTTCTGGGGAGAGCGAGTACATGCCAGAGGAGTGGGCCCTGCACCCATTGCAGTTGATCAGTTCTCACTTCCCAAGTTGGTTGATGCAATAAATTTCATGCTTGATCCCAAggtaatctttttctttttcttttttctctgagAAAAGTTGGAAGTTTTAGAACTGACTATATACATTTGAAGGCATGTAAAATGCTACATGAGTGGCGAGATTCGATATGCAAGTTTGCAAATCTAGAATTTGTTGTCGGATGCATGCCAAAAATTCCCAATCTAGCTGTGTTCAGAAAAGGTTttgattaaaaagaaaaaaatattatactatTATCGGTGTTtctagccgaccccacttagtgggaaaaggctttgttgttgttgtattatcGGTGTTTCTATTTTAGAGGTTCCAGTGGGGCATATAAAGAACTTCAAAAACTTTAGTAGTAGTTAAATCACAAGCAAACTTTTTACTTTGTCAGTTGTTTGGTTTTAATAAGAAGTCTTCATGAAATGGTGAGAAGGTTTATTATCTTGGTGGATACCAGGTGAAGGAGCGCGCTGTCGAACTTGCCAAGGATATGGAGAACGAGGATGGCGTCACAGGAGCAGTAAAGGCCTTCTTTAAGCATCTTCCCTGCAGGAAACCTGACCCCGAGCCAGAAGCAGTGCCGTCAGGTTTTCTCTCTGTAAGCAGATGTTTCGGTTGTTCATGAATCCTGGATGCCATTCTGTCTTTTTATTTCTT
Encoded proteins:
- the LOC126586596 gene encoding sterol 3-beta-glucosyltransferase UGT80A2-like, whose protein sequence is MEEPLEKRRNSSGSSGEVAMRIEAATGGGSSGNSVELEKSVDGVGGGHGVGSSTGISGGSLSKGNTLPPAEISSNIERRESNSVPVKLERSKTDSTRHQNRLSKDAAKIFDDNISVHQKLKLLNRIATVKDDGTVEFEVPADVEPQYLGDRCRTAPTGADDETLDTEDLQDIPPMQIVMLIVGTRGDVQPFIAIGKRLQDYGHRVRLATHSNFKEFVLTAGLEFYPLGGDPKVLAGYMVKNKGFLPSGPSEIPIQRSQLKDIIYSLFSACKEPDMDSGIPFKADAIIANPPAYGHTHVAEALKVPIHVFFTMPWTPTSEFPHPLSRVKQTTGYRLSYQIVDSLIWLGIRDMINDVRKKKLKLRPVTYLSGSQGYDSDVPYGYIWSPHLVPKPKDWGPKIDVVGFCFLDLASNYEPPEALVKWLEAGDKPIYIGFGSLPVQEPQKMTQIIVEALEKTGQRGIINKGWGGLGELAEPKDFIYLLDNCPHDWLFLQCKAVVHHGGAGTTAAGLKAACPTTIVPFFGDQPFWGERVHARGVGPAPIAVDQFSLPKLVDAINFMLDPKVKERAVELAKDMENEDGVTGAVKAFFKHLPCRKPDPEPEAVPSGFLSVSRCFGCS